The proteins below are encoded in one region of Lactuca sativa cultivar Salinas chromosome 3, Lsat_Salinas_v11, whole genome shotgun sequence:
- the LOC128132821 gene encoding uncharacterized mitochondrial protein AtMg00810-like, producing MFRKIHNNHLIVVQIYVDDIIFGSTSKDLSDEFAKLMKSKFRMSMMGEINYFLGLQVRQSPKGIFIGQEKYIKNLLKRYSMQNAPTAKTPMSTSYKLDLDLDGKSVDQKHYKGMIGSLLYLTASQPDIMFSKCLCARFQANPKESHLIAVKIIFKYQKGTASLGLFYPAKGNFYLQAFTDSDYGGCKLDRKSTSSSCQFIGGRLENASSHHSYANEEVCFSTQLILVLQ from the exons ATGTTTAGGAAAATCCACAACAACCATCTGATTGTCGTGCAAATCTACGTCGACGACATCATATTCGGTTCAACCAGCAAGGACCTTAGTGATGAGTTTGCTAagttgatgaaaagcaaatttagAATGAGTATGATGGGTGAGATCAACTACTTCCTAGGTCTACAAGTTCGTCAATCTCCTAAGGGAATCTTCATTGGTCAAGAAAAGTACATCAAAAATCTGTTGAAGAGATACTCCATGCAGAACGCACCAACTGCAAAGACACCAATGTCTACTTCCTACAAGCTTGATTTAGACCTTGATGGAAAATCTGTAGATCAGAAACACTACAAAGGAATGATTGGCTCATTACTGTACCTTACAGCTAGTCAACCAGACATCATGTTTTCAAAATGTTTGTGTGCACGCTTTCAAGCCAATCCAAAGGAATCACACCTCATAGCAgtcaaaataattttcaaatatCAGAAAGGAACTGCCTCTCTGGGTCTATTCTATCCTGCTAAAGGCAACTTCTATCTCCAAGCCTTTACTGACTCAGATTATGGAGGATGCAAGCTCGATAGAAAGAGCACTTCAAGTAGCTGCCAATTCATAGGAGGCAGATTG GAAAATGCAAGTTCTCATCACAGCTATGCAAATGAAGAAG TTTGCTTCAGTACACAACTAATATTGGTACTTCAGTGA